From Paracoccus aminovorans, one genomic window encodes:
- a CDS encoding thiamine pyrophosphate-binding protein — translation MRHGGQILVDALKANGVGRVFSVPGESFLAALDGLYASGIQNVTCRHEGAAAMMAEAQGKLTGRPGVAFVTRGPGATNASAGVHVARQDSTPMILFVGQIARGHRDREAFQEVDYRALFGPLAKWAAQIDRTERIPEYLSRAFHLAVSGRPGPVVLALPEDMLSARAEVQDIPPPAAALDAVAPASVQAVAGALAAARRPLVVPGGSLWSQRAAEDLARFAAGWGLPVAVPFRRQGHMDNDHPNYVGDLGVGMNPALGQALGQADCILSLGSRLGDTLTRGYELMDPVRPRARVIHVHPSPDELGHLWRPDPGLAADPRAVVAALAASPAPRRWDDWTAGLRAAYEAWQQPQPTPGALRLEEVVRWLSDTLPAEAIVTNGAGNYAAFLHRYYRYRRWGSQLAPTSGSMGYGLPAAIAAKLQHPDRVVVCLAGDGCLQMTAAELATAAQHGAAVIVLVANNGRFGTIRMHQERSYPGRVSGTDLVNPDFAALARAHGGFGELVAQQRDFAPAFARARAAGTLALLELKLDPEALSPGATLAETRAAGEAALRRA, via the coding sequence ATGCGGCACGGCGGGCAGATTCTGGTCGATGCGCTGAAGGCGAACGGGGTCGGGCGGGTGTTCTCGGTCCCCGGCGAAAGCTTCCTGGCGGCGCTGGACGGGCTTTACGCCTCGGGCATCCAGAACGTCACCTGCCGGCACGAGGGCGCGGCCGCGATGATGGCCGAGGCGCAGGGCAAGCTGACCGGCCGGCCGGGCGTGGCCTTCGTCACCCGAGGCCCCGGCGCCACCAATGCCAGCGCCGGCGTGCATGTGGCGCGGCAGGATTCGACGCCGATGATCCTGTTCGTAGGCCAGATCGCCCGCGGCCACCGCGACCGCGAGGCCTTTCAAGAGGTCGATTACCGCGCCCTGTTCGGCCCGCTGGCGAAATGGGCGGCGCAGATCGACCGGACCGAGCGCATCCCGGAATACCTGTCCCGCGCCTTCCATCTGGCGGTGTCGGGGCGGCCGGGGCCGGTGGTGCTGGCGCTGCCCGAGGACATGCTCTCGGCCCGGGCCGAGGTGCAGGACATCCCGCCGCCGGCGGCGGCGCTGGACGCGGTGGCGCCGGCATCGGTGCAGGCCGTCGCCGGGGCGCTTGCCGCGGCGCGGCGGCCTTTGGTGGTGCCCGGCGGCTCGCTCTGGTCGCAGCGGGCGGCGGAGGACCTGGCGCGTTTCGCCGCCGGCTGGGGCCTGCCGGTCGCGGTGCCCTTCCGGCGGCAGGGGCACATGGACAACGACCATCCGAATTACGTCGGCGACCTGGGCGTCGGCATGAATCCGGCGCTGGGCCAGGCGCTGGGGCAGGCGGATTGCATCCTGTCGCTGGGCTCGCGGCTGGGGGACACGCTGACCCGCGGCTATGAGCTGATGGACCCGGTCCGGCCGCGGGCGCGGGTAATACACGTCCACCCCTCGCCCGACGAGCTGGGGCATCTGTGGCGCCCCGATCCGGGGCTGGCAGCCGATCCGCGCGCGGTGGTCGCCGCCCTGGCCGCGAGTCCGGCGCCGCGCCGCTGGGACGACTGGACCGCCGGTCTGCGCGCGGCCTACGAGGCGTGGCAACAGCCCCAGCCCACCCCGGGCGCATTGCGCCTGGAGGAGGTGGTGCGCTGGCTGTCGGACACCCTGCCGGCCGAGGCCATCGTCACCAACGGCGCCGGCAATTACGCGGCCTTCCTGCACCGCTATTACCGTTATCGCCGCTGGGGCAGCCAGCTGGCGCCGACCTCGGGCTCGATGGGCTACGGCCTGCCGGCGGCCATCGCCGCCAAACTGCAGCACCCCGACCGCGTGGTGGTCTGCCTTGCCGGCGACGGCTGCCTGCAGATGACGGCGGCCGAACTGGCCACCGCCGCCCAGCATGGCGCGGCGGTGATCGTGCTGGTCGCGAACAACGGCCGTTTCGGCACCATCCGCATGCATCAGGAACGCAGCTATCCCGGCCGGGTCTCGGGCACCGACCTGGTCAACCCGGATTTCGCCGCGCTGGCCCGCGCCCATGGCGGTTTCGGCGAGCTGGTGGCGCAGCAGCGGGATTTCGCCCCCGCCTTCGCCCGCGCCCGCGCCGCCGGCACCCTGGCGCTGCTGGAACTGAAGCTGGACCCCGAGGCGCTGTCCCCCGGCGCCACCCTGGCCGAAACCCGCGCCGCGGGCGAGGCGGCGCTGCGCCGCGCCTGA
- a CDS encoding inorganic phosphate transporter, whose amino-acid sequence MTRRSREYRTLDKDLSRVANTERAVMQSGRPVFRLGIALLFMAAAAYAATGVFAGQPALGIVAAAMAVAAWLGLSIGANDVSNSLSPAVGAGAIGMTSGLLLVAVMEVLGAVIAGAPVTVTLTQGLVGGTLGQGEATARMMLTALLAAGCWISLATWLDAPVSTTHSVVGAIAGAGLASFGPGAVNWPELGLIAIGWVISPLLSGALAALLLAALRNRVTEREDRVAAGRVWLPIMVAATTGLLASLAAVAWHGLALSTVLALGLAGAGGGWLYARLRIRREIAADRGERLALKKLLGVPLVTAAAVMGFAHGSNDTSNVAAPLGIILDSLPTQGGLLPQGRLVLLLGGIGIALGVLLFGRRLVYMVGSKITRLNAARALCISLATSATVLGFSAAGLPVSTTHIAVGGVFGIGFYREWRDRRLAGALPALPDEERRRRHLVRRSYMRMILGAWLITVPAAALLAAVMVWIGRLL is encoded by the coding sequence ATGACACGCCGTTCCCGCGAATACCGGACGCTGGACAAGGATCTGAGCCGCGTCGCCAATACCGAGCGCGCGGTCATGCAATCGGGCCGGCCGGTGTTCCGGCTGGGCATCGCGCTGCTCTTCATGGCCGCTGCCGCCTATGCCGCCACCGGGGTCTTTGCCGGCCAGCCGGCGCTGGGCATCGTCGCCGCGGCGATGGCGGTGGCGGCCTGGCTAGGGCTGTCGATCGGCGCAAACGACGTGTCGAACTCGCTGAGCCCGGCGGTGGGCGCCGGTGCCATCGGCATGACCTCCGGCCTGCTGCTGGTCGCCGTGATGGAGGTGCTGGGCGCGGTCATCGCCGGCGCCCCGGTCACCGTGACCCTGACCCAAGGGCTGGTCGGCGGCACGCTGGGCCAGGGCGAGGCGACGGCGCGGATGATGCTGACCGCGCTGCTGGCCGCCGGCTGCTGGATCAGCCTTGCGACCTGGCTGGATGCGCCGGTCAGCACCACCCATTCCGTGGTCGGCGCCATCGCCGGCGCCGGGCTGGCGAGCTTCGGCCCCGGCGCGGTCAACTGGCCCGAACTGGGCCTGATCGCGATCGGCTGGGTGATCTCTCCGCTGCTCTCGGGCGCGCTGGCGGCGCTGCTGCTGGCGGCGCTGCGCAACCGCGTGACCGAGCGCGAGGACCGGGTCGCCGCCGGCCGGGTCTGGCTGCCGATCATGGTCGCGGCGACGACCGGCCTGCTGGCTTCGCTGGCGGCGGTGGCCTGGCACGGGCTGGCCTTGTCGACCGTGCTGGCGCTGGGTCTGGCGGGCGCGGGCGGCGGCTGGCTGTATGCCCGGCTGCGCATCCGGCGCGAGATCGCCGCCGACCGCGGCGAGCGTCTGGCGCTGAAAAAGCTGCTGGGCGTGCCGCTGGTGACGGCGGCGGCGGTGATGGGCTTTGCGCATGGCTCGAACGACACCTCGAACGTGGCGGCGCCGCTGGGCATCATCCTGGACAGCCTGCCGACGCAGGGCGGGCTGCTGCCGCAGGGCCGGCTGGTGCTGCTTCTGGGCGGGATCGGCATCGCGCTGGGGGTGCTGCTGTTCGGGCGCCGGCTGGTCTATATGGTCGGCAGCAAGATCACCCGGCTGAACGCCGCCCGGGCGCTGTGCATCTCGCTGGCGACCTCGGCGACGGTGCTGGGGTTTTCGGCGGCGGGGCTGCCGGTCTCGACCACGCATATCGCCGTGGGCGGGGTGTTCGGCATCGGCTTTTACCGCGAATGGCGCGACCGGAGGCTGGCCGGCGCCCTGCCGGCGCTGCCCGACGAAGAGCGCCGCCGCCGCCACCTCGTGCGGCGTTCCTACATGCGGATGATCCTGGGCGCCTGGCTGATCACGGTGCCGGCGGCGGCCCTGCTGGCCGCGGTCATGGTCTGGATCGGCCGGCTGCTCTAG
- a CDS encoding TerB family tellurite resistance protein: MSTEQEQIDQFEDVQRIIANDLKFKARLGIREDAFTSVKLSKVAGDLWDVGGAASTGATIAQSGAVAGAFFSKTGLMAALGFGGAAVTPVGWVVAAALASGGAYYGVMRLFRGYEDSRVEVVPKFLNTPIDLLGSSLLDLMGALSLKIATIDGEADPREIAVIRDYFIHDWGYDATYVGHALMLLQENAEKSRLADMTQALAAFVHANPDCKFSAVQQEIKVLLTDIARADGTVDEREEMAIERILRALDEQNSVRASMGRAASGTVAAASSAVGWIGRRFGRGKG, from the coding sequence ATGAGCACGGAACAGGAACAGATCGACCAATTCGAGGACGTTCAGCGTATCATCGCCAACGACCTGAAATTCAAGGCCCGACTGGGCATCCGCGAGGATGCATTTACCTCGGTCAAGCTTTCCAAGGTCGCTGGCGACCTGTGGGACGTGGGCGGTGCCGCCTCGACAGGGGCGACCATCGCGCAATCGGGGGCCGTCGCCGGAGCCTTCTTTTCCAAGACCGGACTGATGGCCGCGCTTGGCTTCGGCGGCGCGGCGGTCACTCCGGTCGGCTGGGTCGTGGCCGCCGCCCTGGCCAGCGGCGGCGCCTATTACGGCGTCATGCGGCTGTTTCGGGGCTATGAGGATTCGCGGGTCGAGGTGGTGCCCAAGTTCCTGAACACACCCATCGACCTTCTGGGATCCTCGCTCCTGGACCTGATGGGGGCGCTGTCGCTGAAGATCGCGACGATCGACGGCGAAGCCGACCCGCGCGAGATCGCCGTGATCCGCGACTATTTCATCCACGACTGGGGCTATGACGCGACCTATGTCGGTCATGCTCTGATGCTTTTGCAGGAGAACGCCGAGAAATCCCGGCTTGCCGACATGACCCAGGCCTTGGCCGCCTTCGTTCACGCCAACCCGGACTGCAAGTTCTCGGCGGTGCAGCAGGAAATCAAGGTCTTGCTGACGGACATCGCCCGAGCCGACGGCACCGTGGACGAGCGCGAGGAAATGGCCATCGAGCGCATCCTGCGGGCGCTCGACGAACAGAACTCGGTCCGGGCCTCGATGGGCCGCGCAGCATCGGGAACGGTGGCCGCAGCCTCATCCGCAGTGGGCTGGATCGGCAGGAGGTTCGGCCGGGGAAAAGGCTGA
- a CDS encoding amino acid aminotransferase produces the protein MLGNLKPQAPDKILALMGEFKADPRQGKIDLGVGVYKDADGRTPIMRAVRAAEQRMLEAETTKSYAGLAGEPEFHKAMAEMILGDLYKPGTTAALATVGGTGAIRQALELARLANPGLKVFVSNPTWPNHVSIMNFMGVPVVEYRYFDAETRGVDFEAMKADISAAKQGDVVLLHGCCHNPTGANLTLEQWAEVAAILEKTGATPLIDLAYQGFGDGLEQDAAGTRLIASRIPEVLIAASCSKNFGIYRERTGILLALCADAATKELAQGTMAFLNRQTYSFPPFHGARIVSTVLTTPELRADWMAELEAVRGGMLKLREQLAAELRSLSGSDRFGFVAEHRGMFSRLGATPEQVKQVKEEFGIYMVGDSRINIAGLNQTTIPILARAIIEAGV, from the coding sequence ATGCTGGGCAATCTGAAACCGCAGGCCCCCGACAAGATCCTGGCCCTGATGGGCGAGTTCAAGGCCGATCCCCGCCAGGGCAAGATCGACCTGGGCGTGGGGGTCTACAAGGATGCCGACGGCCGCACCCCGATCATGCGCGCCGTCCGCGCCGCCGAACAGCGGATGCTGGAAGCCGAAACCACCAAGTCCTATGCCGGCCTGGCCGGAGAGCCCGAGTTCCACAAGGCCATGGCCGAGATGATCCTGGGCGATCTCTACAAGCCCGGGACCACGGCGGCGCTGGCCACCGTCGGCGGCACCGGCGCCATCCGCCAGGCGCTGGAACTGGCGCGGCTGGCCAATCCCGGCCTGAAGGTCTTCGTCAGCAACCCGACCTGGCCGAACCATGTCTCGATCATGAACTTCATGGGCGTGCCGGTGGTCGAATACCGCTATTTCGACGCCGAGACCCGGGGCGTCGATTTCGAGGCGATGAAGGCCGACATCTCGGCCGCGAAACAGGGCGACGTGGTGCTGCTGCATGGCTGCTGCCACAACCCGACCGGCGCCAACCTGACGCTGGAGCAATGGGCCGAGGTCGCCGCGATCCTGGAAAAGACCGGCGCCACGCCGCTGATCGACCTGGCCTACCAGGGCTTCGGCGACGGGCTGGAACAGGACGCCGCCGGCACCCGGCTGATCGCCAGCCGCATCCCCGAGGTGCTGATCGCCGCCTCGTGCAGCAAGAACTTCGGCATCTATCGCGAGCGCACCGGCATCCTGCTGGCGCTGTGCGCCGACGCGGCGACCAAGGAGCTGGCGCAGGGGACCATGGCCTTCCTGAACCGCCAGACCTATTCCTTCCCGCCCTTCCACGGCGCCAGGATCGTCTCGACCGTGCTGACCACGCCCGAACTGCGCGCCGACTGGATGGCCGAGCTTGAGGCCGTGCGCGGCGGCATGCTGAAGCTGCGCGAGCAGCTGGCGGCCGAATTGCGCAGCCTGTCGGGCTCGGACCGCTTCGGCTTCGTGGCCGAGCATCGCGGCATGTTCTCGCGCCTGGGCGCCACGCCCGAGCAGGTGAAGCAGGTCAAGGAAGAGTTCGGCATCTACATGGTGGGCGATTCCCGCATCAACATCGCCGGCCTGAACCAGACCACGATCCCGATCCTGGCGCGTGCCATCATCGAAGCGGGCGTCTGA
- the sseA gene encoding 3-mercaptopyruvate sulfurtransferase gives MSTDSDDPKVLVSTGWLAAHLHDPDLRIIDASWFLEPDRDARAEYMDAHIPGARFFNIDEIADKRSELPHMAPQPEMFVSRMRAMGIGDGHQVVVYDNSPVRSAARVWWTFRLMGKQDVAVLDGGFGKWLAEGREVEDMPPILRDRHITVQRQAALVRDVTQVAAASKLGDQQIVDARGPERFRGEAPEPRPGLRSGHIPGSRSLPFGRLYDADGTLKPVAELRAAFEAAGVDLSRPVITTCGSGVTAASLFLALERIGHRDHSLYDGSWAEWGSFPDLKIATGDA, from the coding sequence ATGTCCACCGATTCCGACGATCCGAAGGTCCTGGTCTCGACCGGCTGGCTCGCCGCCCATCTGCACGATCCCGACCTGCGCATCATCGACGCCAGCTGGTTCCTGGAGCCGGACCGCGACGCCCGCGCCGAATACATGGACGCGCATATTCCGGGCGCCCGCTTCTTCAACATCGACGAGATCGCGGACAAGCGCAGCGAGCTGCCGCATATGGCGCCGCAGCCCGAGATGTTCGTCAGCCGCATGCGCGCCATGGGCATCGGCGACGGCCACCAGGTGGTGGTCTATGACAATTCGCCGGTGCGCTCGGCGGCGCGGGTCTGGTGGACCTTCCGGCTGATGGGAAAGCAGGATGTGGCCGTGCTGGACGGCGGCTTCGGCAAATGGCTGGCCGAAGGCCGCGAGGTCGAGGACATGCCGCCGATCCTGCGCGACCGACACATCACCGTGCAGCGCCAGGCGGCGCTGGTGCGCGACGTGACCCAGGTCGCCGCCGCCAGCAAGCTGGGCGACCAGCAGATCGTCGATGCCCGCGGCCCCGAACGCTTTCGCGGCGAGGCCCCCGAGCCGCGCCCCGGCCTGCGCTCGGGCCATATCCCCGGATCGCGCAGCCTGCCCTTCGGCCGGCTCTACGACGCCGACGGCACGCTGAAACCCGTGGCCGAGCTGCGCGCTGCCTTCGAGGCGGCCGGCGTGGACCTGTCGCGGCCGGTGATCACCACCTGCGGCTCGGGCGTGACGGCGGCCTCGCTGTTCCTGGCGCTGGAGCGCATCGGCCACCGGGACCATTCGCTTTATGACGGAAGCTGGGCCGAATGGGGCAGCTTCCCCGATCTTAAAATCGCAACCGGAGACGCGTGA
- the smpB gene encoding SsrA-binding protein SmpB encodes MATKSDPNYKIIAENRRARFDYFIESDLEVGIVLTGSEVKSLRTGQSNIAESYASVEQGELWLINGYIAAYKQAGVFGHEERRKRKLLVSRKELARLWQAVGREGMTLVPLVMYFNDRGMVKLKIGVAKGKKNHDKRETDAKRDWNRQKQRLLKQG; translated from the coding sequence ATGGCCACGAAATCCGACCCCAACTACAAGATCATCGCCGAGAACCGTCGGGCGCGCTTCGACTATTTCATCGAAAGCGACCTCGAGGTCGGCATCGTGCTGACCGGCTCCGAGGTGAAAAGCCTGCGCACCGGCCAGTCGAACATCGCCGAAAGCTATGCCTCGGTCGAACAGGGCGAGCTTTGGCTGATCAACGGCTATATCGCCGCCTACAAGCAGGCCGGCGTCTTTGGCCATGAGGAACGGCGCAAGCGCAAGCTGCTGGTCAGCCGCAAGGAACTGGCGCGGCTCTGGCAGGCGGTGGGGCGCGAGGGCATGACGCTGGTGCCGCTGGTGATGTATTTCAACGATCGCGGCATGGTGAAGCTGAAGATCGGCGTCGCCAAGGGCAAGAAGAACCACGACAAGCGCGAAACCGACGCGAAACGCGACTGGAACCGGCAGAAGCAGCGCCTGCTCAAGCAGGGCTGA